In Spirosoma pollinicola, the genomic window TTGCTCTGGCTCCCTGAATGACCAACAATTGCCCATCTCGTTCCGAACCGCCCCTGGTCATAAAGCCTTCTAGTATGTTGCTGTTAGGGCAAAGCTCGGCGACTGTCTGAAAACTACTACCAATGCCATAGCCACCGTTGCTATTGAACGGGATGACGAGTTTACCCTTCAAGTCATATTGATGCAGAAAGCTTTTTATCGGTGGGGGCAATTGCATACCCCAGGTTGGAAAGCCAACAAACACCACATCGTATTGCTGGATACGACCAATTTTTGTTCGTAAAGGCGGTAGAAAACCCGTTTCATTTTCATGGACTATCTGTTGAACCGTGGCCTGATAGTTCTGCGGGTAAGGCTTTTCTAATTCG contains:
- a CDS encoding flavodoxin, giving the protein MIVYLSRTNNTKALAEIIHKQIGGTLVSLELEKPYPQNYQATVQQIVHENETGFLPPLRTKIGRIQQYDVVFVGFPTWGMQLPPPIKSFLHQYDLKGKLVIPFNSNGGYGIGSSFQTVAELCPNSNILEGFMTRGGSERDGQLLVIQGARAKEAETIIQAWLRKQKLL